The following are from one region of the Chanos chanos chromosome 10, fChaCha1.1, whole genome shotgun sequence genome:
- the ift88 gene encoding intraflagellar transport protein 88 homolog isoform X1, protein MEHVHLAAEDEDDLYSGYNDYNPTFDAEELDNDAGFQQAVRTSHGRRPPMTAKFPGTAVGGRALGTSFGSRVPLSSSMGRPMTGAVQDGAARPMTAVRAAGYSSAVARGSTFDPLGQSKGPAPPLEAKNEDTPEEKIKIMEKKVNDLIEESCLAHSRGDLQLALDKAKEAGRKERALVRQREQTGTADAINLDLSYSVLFNLANQYDNNGMYPEALNTYQVIVKNKMFTNAGRLKVNMANIYFKQKNYAKAIKFYRMALDQISNVHKEMRIKIMQNIGVAFIRMGQYSDAITSFEHIMSESPNLKTGFNLILCYYAIGDRERMKRSFQKLISVPLGIDEEDKYIPANDDPHTNMVIEAIKNDQLHQMERERKALAEKFIMTAAKLIAPVIESSFAVGFDWCVDMVKSSVYVELANDLELSKAITYLRQRDFNQAAETLKTFEKKDSRVKSAAATNLSFLYFLEKDHDQADHYANLAMNADHYNPAALVNKGNVIFVREDYVKAAEFYKEALRNDSSCTEGLYNLGLAYKRLGRLEDALDCFLKLHAILRNSSQVMYQIANLYEMLEDPHQATEWLMQLISITPTDPHILAKLGELYDNEGDKSQAFQYYSESYRYFPSNIEVIEWLAAYYIDTEFCEKAIKYFERATLIQPTQVKWHLMVASCYRRSGNYQKALETYKETHRRFPENVECLRFLVRLSTDMGLKDAQDYATKLKKVEKMKEIREQRVKSGRESSARTRREGSAGSDSGQSSHGTSAKGERQGIKLRALPGSSEPYEASPQRDIDASYVDPLGPQLERPKTAAKKHTEEDEFADEEYMNDLLP, encoded by the exons ATGGAACACGTGCATTTAGCAGCTGAGGATGAAGATGACCTGTATTCAGGTTACAATGACTACAACCCGACATTTGATGCAGAG GAGTTGGACAATGATGCAGGCTTCCAGCAGGCGGTCAGGACTAGTCACGGAAGACGCCCCCCT atgACTGCTAAGTTCCCGGGTACTGCTGTTGGAGGACGCGCTCTTGGGACCTCTTTTGGT TCTCGTGTTCCTTTGAGTTCATCGATGGGCAGACCTATGACTGGTGCAGTGCAA GATGGGGCAGCTCGTCCCATGACCGCAGTGCGAGCTGCTGGTTACTCCTCAGCTGTGGCCAGAG GTTCAACATTTGATCCTTTGGGTCAATCTAAAGGACCAGCCCCACCGCTAGAGGCAAAAAATGAAGACAC TCCGGAGGAGAAGATCAAGATCATGGAGAAGAAGGTGAATGACCTGATAGAGGAGAGCTGTCTGGCCCACAGCAGAGGGGACCTGCAGCTA GCTCTAGACAAAGCCAAAGAGGCTGGTAGGAAAGAGAGGGCgctggtgagacagagagagcagacggGCACGGCAGACGCCATCAATCTGGACCTGAGCTACTCT GTTCTGTTTAATTTAGCGAACCAGTATGATAACAACGGCATGTACCCAGAGGCCCTGAACACATACCAGGTCATTGTGAAGAACAAGATGTTCACTAATGCAG GGAGGTTGAAAGTAAACATGGCTAACATCTACTTCAAACAAAAGAACTACGCGAAGGCAATTAAGTTTTACCGCATGGCTTTGGACCAGATCTCAAATGTTCACAAAGAAATGAG GATCAAAATAATGCAGAATATCGGCGTGGCGTTCATTCGCATGGGCCAGTACTCAGATGCCATCACCTCCTTTGAGCACATCATGAGTGAGAGCCCCAACCTGAAAACCGGTTTTAACCTGATCCTCTGCTACTACGCCATTGGGGATCGTGAGAGGATGAAGAGATCTTTCCAGAAACTCATCTCTGTGCCGCTTGGCATTGACGAAGAGGACAAGTACATCCCAGCAAAT GATGATCCTCATACCAACATGGTGATTGAAGCCATTAAAAACGATCAGCTTCAtcagatggagagggagag AAAAGCTTTGGCAGAGAAGTTCATAATGACAGCAGCAAAGCTTATTGCACCAGTCATCGAGTCCTCGTTTGCCGTTGGGTTTGACTG GTGTGTGGACATGGTGAAGAGCTCGGTGTACGTAGAGCTGGCTAACGATTTAGAGCTGAGTAAAGCCATCACCTACCTGAGACAAAGGGACTTCAACCAG GCAGCAGAGACGCTGAAGACCTTTGAGAAGAAAGACAGCCGGGTGAAAAGCGCTGCTGCCACCAACCTTTCCTTTCTCTATTTTTTG gaGAAGGACCACGACCAGGCCGACCACTACGCTAATTTGGCCATGAACGCCGACCACTACAATCCCGCAGCCCTCGTCAACAAGGGCAACGTCATATTTGTGCGGGAAGACTACGTGAAAGCGGCTGAGTTTTACAAGGAAGCTTTGAGGAATGACTCGTCGTGCACTGAAGGCCTGTACAACTTAG GGCTGGCCTATAAGAGACTGGGACGACTGGAGGACGCCCTGGACTGTTTCCTCAAACTACACGCCATCCTCAGAAACAGTTCTCAGGTCATGTACCAAATCGCCAACCT ATATGAGATGCTGGAGGATCCTCATCAGGCTACTGAGTGGCTGATGCAGCTGATCAGTATCACACCCACTGACCCGCACATACTGGCCAAACTGGGAGAACTGTACGACAATGAGGGCGACAAGTCTCAGGCCTTCCAGTACTACTCCGAG TCTTACAGATATTTCCCTTCAAACATTGAAGTTATCGAGTGGTTGGCAGCCTACTACATTGACACCGAGTTCTGTGAGAAGGCAATTAAGTACTTTGAGAGAGCTACACTCATTCA gcctACACAGGTGAAGTGGCATCTTATGGTTGCTAGCTGCTACAGGAGAAGTG GAAATTATCAGAAAGCCCTTGAGACCTACAAGGAAACTCATCGCAGATTCCCAGAAAATGTGGAAT GCCTGCGTTTCCTGGTCAGACTCAGCACGGACATGGGCTTAAAGGACGCACAGGACTATGCCACCAAACTCAAGAAAGtggagaagatgaaagaaatcagagagcag AGAGTGAAATCGGGGAGGGAGAGCAGTGCTCGTACCCGTAGAGAAGGCAGTGCCGGCAGCG ACAGCGGACAGAGCAGCCACGGAACCAGCGCCAAGGGCGAGCGACAGGGCATCAAGCTGAGGGCGCTGCCGGGGTCCAGCGAACCTTACGAAGCAAGTCCTCAGCGGGATATAG ATGCTTCCTATGTGGATCCTTTGGGACCTCAGCTGGAGAGACCAAAGACTGCAGCAAAGAAACATACTGAAGAAGATGAATTTGCAGATGAAGAATATATGAATGACCTACTACCGTAA
- the ift88 gene encoding intraflagellar transport protein 88 homolog isoform X2 → MEHVHLAAEDEDDLYSGYNDYNPTFDAEELDNDAGFQQAVRTSHGRRPPSRVPLSSSMGRPMTGAVQDGAARPMTAVRAAGYSSAVARGSTFDPLGQSKGPAPPLEAKNEDTPEEKIKIMEKKVNDLIEESCLAHSRGDLQLALDKAKEAGRKERALVRQREQTGTADAINLDLSYSVLFNLANQYDNNGMYPEALNTYQVIVKNKMFTNAGRLKVNMANIYFKQKNYAKAIKFYRMALDQISNVHKEMRIKIMQNIGVAFIRMGQYSDAITSFEHIMSESPNLKTGFNLILCYYAIGDRERMKRSFQKLISVPLGIDEEDKYIPANDDPHTNMVIEAIKNDQLHQMERERKALAEKFIMTAAKLIAPVIESSFAVGFDWCVDMVKSSVYVELANDLELSKAITYLRQRDFNQAAETLKTFEKKDSRVKSAAATNLSFLYFLEKDHDQADHYANLAMNADHYNPAALVNKGNVIFVREDYVKAAEFYKEALRNDSSCTEGLYNLGLAYKRLGRLEDALDCFLKLHAILRNSSQVMYQIANLYEMLEDPHQATEWLMQLISITPTDPHILAKLGELYDNEGDKSQAFQYYSESYRYFPSNIEVIEWLAAYYIDTEFCEKAIKYFERATLIQPTQVKWHLMVASCYRRSGNYQKALETYKETHRRFPENVECLRFLVRLSTDMGLKDAQDYATKLKKVEKMKEIREQRVKSGRESSARTRREGSAGSDSGQSSHGTSAKGERQGIKLRALPGSSEPYEASPQRDIDASYVDPLGPQLERPKTAAKKHTEEDEFADEEYMNDLLP, encoded by the exons ATGGAACACGTGCATTTAGCAGCTGAGGATGAAGATGACCTGTATTCAGGTTACAATGACTACAACCCGACATTTGATGCAGAG GAGTTGGACAATGATGCAGGCTTCCAGCAGGCGGTCAGGACTAGTCACGGAAGACGCCCCCCT TCTCGTGTTCCTTTGAGTTCATCGATGGGCAGACCTATGACTGGTGCAGTGCAA GATGGGGCAGCTCGTCCCATGACCGCAGTGCGAGCTGCTGGTTACTCCTCAGCTGTGGCCAGAG GTTCAACATTTGATCCTTTGGGTCAATCTAAAGGACCAGCCCCACCGCTAGAGGCAAAAAATGAAGACAC TCCGGAGGAGAAGATCAAGATCATGGAGAAGAAGGTGAATGACCTGATAGAGGAGAGCTGTCTGGCCCACAGCAGAGGGGACCTGCAGCTA GCTCTAGACAAAGCCAAAGAGGCTGGTAGGAAAGAGAGGGCgctggtgagacagagagagcagacggGCACGGCAGACGCCATCAATCTGGACCTGAGCTACTCT GTTCTGTTTAATTTAGCGAACCAGTATGATAACAACGGCATGTACCCAGAGGCCCTGAACACATACCAGGTCATTGTGAAGAACAAGATGTTCACTAATGCAG GGAGGTTGAAAGTAAACATGGCTAACATCTACTTCAAACAAAAGAACTACGCGAAGGCAATTAAGTTTTACCGCATGGCTTTGGACCAGATCTCAAATGTTCACAAAGAAATGAG GATCAAAATAATGCAGAATATCGGCGTGGCGTTCATTCGCATGGGCCAGTACTCAGATGCCATCACCTCCTTTGAGCACATCATGAGTGAGAGCCCCAACCTGAAAACCGGTTTTAACCTGATCCTCTGCTACTACGCCATTGGGGATCGTGAGAGGATGAAGAGATCTTTCCAGAAACTCATCTCTGTGCCGCTTGGCATTGACGAAGAGGACAAGTACATCCCAGCAAAT GATGATCCTCATACCAACATGGTGATTGAAGCCATTAAAAACGATCAGCTTCAtcagatggagagggagag AAAAGCTTTGGCAGAGAAGTTCATAATGACAGCAGCAAAGCTTATTGCACCAGTCATCGAGTCCTCGTTTGCCGTTGGGTTTGACTG GTGTGTGGACATGGTGAAGAGCTCGGTGTACGTAGAGCTGGCTAACGATTTAGAGCTGAGTAAAGCCATCACCTACCTGAGACAAAGGGACTTCAACCAG GCAGCAGAGACGCTGAAGACCTTTGAGAAGAAAGACAGCCGGGTGAAAAGCGCTGCTGCCACCAACCTTTCCTTTCTCTATTTTTTG gaGAAGGACCACGACCAGGCCGACCACTACGCTAATTTGGCCATGAACGCCGACCACTACAATCCCGCAGCCCTCGTCAACAAGGGCAACGTCATATTTGTGCGGGAAGACTACGTGAAAGCGGCTGAGTTTTACAAGGAAGCTTTGAGGAATGACTCGTCGTGCACTGAAGGCCTGTACAACTTAG GGCTGGCCTATAAGAGACTGGGACGACTGGAGGACGCCCTGGACTGTTTCCTCAAACTACACGCCATCCTCAGAAACAGTTCTCAGGTCATGTACCAAATCGCCAACCT ATATGAGATGCTGGAGGATCCTCATCAGGCTACTGAGTGGCTGATGCAGCTGATCAGTATCACACCCACTGACCCGCACATACTGGCCAAACTGGGAGAACTGTACGACAATGAGGGCGACAAGTCTCAGGCCTTCCAGTACTACTCCGAG TCTTACAGATATTTCCCTTCAAACATTGAAGTTATCGAGTGGTTGGCAGCCTACTACATTGACACCGAGTTCTGTGAGAAGGCAATTAAGTACTTTGAGAGAGCTACACTCATTCA gcctACACAGGTGAAGTGGCATCTTATGGTTGCTAGCTGCTACAGGAGAAGTG GAAATTATCAGAAAGCCCTTGAGACCTACAAGGAAACTCATCGCAGATTCCCAGAAAATGTGGAAT GCCTGCGTTTCCTGGTCAGACTCAGCACGGACATGGGCTTAAAGGACGCACAGGACTATGCCACCAAACTCAAGAAAGtggagaagatgaaagaaatcagagagcag AGAGTGAAATCGGGGAGGGAGAGCAGTGCTCGTACCCGTAGAGAAGGCAGTGCCGGCAGCG ACAGCGGACAGAGCAGCCACGGAACCAGCGCCAAGGGCGAGCGACAGGGCATCAAGCTGAGGGCGCTGCCGGGGTCCAGCGAACCTTACGAAGCAAGTCCTCAGCGGGATATAG ATGCTTCCTATGTGGATCCTTTGGGACCTCAGCTGGAGAGACCAAAGACTGCAGCAAAGAAACATACTGAAGAAGATGAATTTGCAGATGAAGAATATATGAATGACCTACTACCGTAA
- the eef1akmt1 gene encoding EEF1A lysine methyltransferase 1, with protein sequence MGDSDDDTPQLSAATLAALQEFYAERDGLVNETAANKYSVGAIEEDWRMSQFWYSEETATRLAQEVIQQAGKSGRIACLSAPSVYQRIKQLQTAKFEGSEGVSAMVLEFDRRFSAYGEEFIFYDYNNPLCLPEEVGPQSFDIVIADPPYLSEECLSKVAITVKYLTKNKILLCTGAIMEEHAKKLMGLKICSYIPKHNNNLANEFRCYVNYDSQLLS encoded by the exons ATGGGTGACAGTGACGATGATACACCTCAGCTTTCGGCTGCTACGCTAGCCGCGCTGCAAGAGTTCTATGCGGAGAGAGACGGACTGGTAAATGAAACAGCGGCTAACAAATACTCAGTTGGAGCTATCGAAGAGGACTGG CGCATGAGCCAGTTTTGGTACAGTGAGGAGACGGCTACACGGCTAGCACAAGAAGTCATACAACAAGCAGGAAAAAGTGGCAG AATAGCATGTTTAAGTGCGCCCTCTGTATACCAGAGAATAAAACAGCTGCAGACTGCGAAGTTCGAAGGGTCAGAGGGTGTGTCAGCTATGGTGCTGGAGTTTGATCGTCGCTTTTCTGCATATGGCGAAGAGTTCATTTTCTACGACTATAACAACCCCTTGTGCCTGCCTGAGGAGGTTGGACCACAGAGCTTTGACATAGTCATTGCTGACCCTCCGTATCTATCTGAGGAATGTCTGAGTAAAGTCGCTATCACTGTGAAATACCTCACCAAAAACAAGATTCTGCTCTGTACAG GTGCCATCATGGAGGAACATGCAAAGAAACTCATGGGTCTGAAGATATGCAGTTACATCCCAAAACACAACAATAACCTGGCCAATGAGTTCCGCTGTTACGTTAACTACGACTCTCAACTCCTCTCGTGA
- the ift88 gene encoding intraflagellar transport protein 88 homolog isoform X3 translates to MEHVHLAAEDEDDLYSGYNDYNPTFDAEELDNDAGFQQAVRTSHGRRPPMTAKFPGTAVGGRALGTSFGSRVPLSSSMGRPMTGAVQDGAARPMTAVRAAGYSSAVARGSTFDPLGQSKGPAPPLEAKNEDTPEEKIKIMEKKVNDLIEESCLAHSRGDLQLALDKAKEAGRKERALVRQREQTGTADAINLDLSYSVLFNLANQYDNNGMYPEALNTYQVIVKNKMFTNAGRLKVNMANIYFKQKNYAKAIKFYRMALDQISNVHKEMRIKIMQNIGVAFIRMGQYSDAITSFEHIMSESPNLKTGFNLILCYYAIGDRERMKRSFQKLISVPLGIDEEDKYIPANDDPHTNMVIEAIKNDQLHQMERERKALAEKFIMTAAKLIAPVIESSFAVGFDWCVDMVKSSVYVELANDLELSKAITYLRQRDFNQAAETLKTFEKKDSRVKSAAATNLSFLYFLEKDHDQADHYANLAMNADHYNPAALVNKGNVIFVREDYVKAAEFYKEALRNDSSCTEGLYNLGLAYKRLGRLEDALDCFLKLHAILRNSSQVMYQIANLYEMLEDPHQATEWLMQLISITPTDPHILAKLGELYDNEGDKSQAFQYYSESYRYFPSNIEVIEWLAAYYIDTEFCEKAIKYFERATLIQPTQVKWHLMVASCYRRSGNYQKALETYKETHRRFPENVECLRFLVRLSTDMGLKDAQDYATKLKKVEKMKEIREQRVKSGRESSARTRREGSAGSDASYVDPLGPQLERPKTAAKKHTEEDEFADEEYMNDLLP, encoded by the exons ATGGAACACGTGCATTTAGCAGCTGAGGATGAAGATGACCTGTATTCAGGTTACAATGACTACAACCCGACATTTGATGCAGAG GAGTTGGACAATGATGCAGGCTTCCAGCAGGCGGTCAGGACTAGTCACGGAAGACGCCCCCCT atgACTGCTAAGTTCCCGGGTACTGCTGTTGGAGGACGCGCTCTTGGGACCTCTTTTGGT TCTCGTGTTCCTTTGAGTTCATCGATGGGCAGACCTATGACTGGTGCAGTGCAA GATGGGGCAGCTCGTCCCATGACCGCAGTGCGAGCTGCTGGTTACTCCTCAGCTGTGGCCAGAG GTTCAACATTTGATCCTTTGGGTCAATCTAAAGGACCAGCCCCACCGCTAGAGGCAAAAAATGAAGACAC TCCGGAGGAGAAGATCAAGATCATGGAGAAGAAGGTGAATGACCTGATAGAGGAGAGCTGTCTGGCCCACAGCAGAGGGGACCTGCAGCTA GCTCTAGACAAAGCCAAAGAGGCTGGTAGGAAAGAGAGGGCgctggtgagacagagagagcagacggGCACGGCAGACGCCATCAATCTGGACCTGAGCTACTCT GTTCTGTTTAATTTAGCGAACCAGTATGATAACAACGGCATGTACCCAGAGGCCCTGAACACATACCAGGTCATTGTGAAGAACAAGATGTTCACTAATGCAG GGAGGTTGAAAGTAAACATGGCTAACATCTACTTCAAACAAAAGAACTACGCGAAGGCAATTAAGTTTTACCGCATGGCTTTGGACCAGATCTCAAATGTTCACAAAGAAATGAG GATCAAAATAATGCAGAATATCGGCGTGGCGTTCATTCGCATGGGCCAGTACTCAGATGCCATCACCTCCTTTGAGCACATCATGAGTGAGAGCCCCAACCTGAAAACCGGTTTTAACCTGATCCTCTGCTACTACGCCATTGGGGATCGTGAGAGGATGAAGAGATCTTTCCAGAAACTCATCTCTGTGCCGCTTGGCATTGACGAAGAGGACAAGTACATCCCAGCAAAT GATGATCCTCATACCAACATGGTGATTGAAGCCATTAAAAACGATCAGCTTCAtcagatggagagggagag AAAAGCTTTGGCAGAGAAGTTCATAATGACAGCAGCAAAGCTTATTGCACCAGTCATCGAGTCCTCGTTTGCCGTTGGGTTTGACTG GTGTGTGGACATGGTGAAGAGCTCGGTGTACGTAGAGCTGGCTAACGATTTAGAGCTGAGTAAAGCCATCACCTACCTGAGACAAAGGGACTTCAACCAG GCAGCAGAGACGCTGAAGACCTTTGAGAAGAAAGACAGCCGGGTGAAAAGCGCTGCTGCCACCAACCTTTCCTTTCTCTATTTTTTG gaGAAGGACCACGACCAGGCCGACCACTACGCTAATTTGGCCATGAACGCCGACCACTACAATCCCGCAGCCCTCGTCAACAAGGGCAACGTCATATTTGTGCGGGAAGACTACGTGAAAGCGGCTGAGTTTTACAAGGAAGCTTTGAGGAATGACTCGTCGTGCACTGAAGGCCTGTACAACTTAG GGCTGGCCTATAAGAGACTGGGACGACTGGAGGACGCCCTGGACTGTTTCCTCAAACTACACGCCATCCTCAGAAACAGTTCTCAGGTCATGTACCAAATCGCCAACCT ATATGAGATGCTGGAGGATCCTCATCAGGCTACTGAGTGGCTGATGCAGCTGATCAGTATCACACCCACTGACCCGCACATACTGGCCAAACTGGGAGAACTGTACGACAATGAGGGCGACAAGTCTCAGGCCTTCCAGTACTACTCCGAG TCTTACAGATATTTCCCTTCAAACATTGAAGTTATCGAGTGGTTGGCAGCCTACTACATTGACACCGAGTTCTGTGAGAAGGCAATTAAGTACTTTGAGAGAGCTACACTCATTCA gcctACACAGGTGAAGTGGCATCTTATGGTTGCTAGCTGCTACAGGAGAAGTG GAAATTATCAGAAAGCCCTTGAGACCTACAAGGAAACTCATCGCAGATTCCCAGAAAATGTGGAAT GCCTGCGTTTCCTGGTCAGACTCAGCACGGACATGGGCTTAAAGGACGCACAGGACTATGCCACCAAACTCAAGAAAGtggagaagatgaaagaaatcagagagcag AGAGTGAAATCGGGGAGGGAGAGCAGTGCTCGTACCCGTAGAGAAGGCAGTGCCGGCAGCG ATGCTTCCTATGTGGATCCTTTGGGACCTCAGCTGGAGAGACCAAAGACTGCAGCAAAGAAACATACTGAAGAAGATGAATTTGCAGATGAAGAATATATGAATGACCTACTACCGTAA
- the il17d gene encoding interleukin-17D gives MLIRTVSPFLLMLLLWTGNASGAKGARVSRRLARTRPCLDLPEEILEQMFGRLSVGVLSAFHHTLQLAPLERQNLTCPSAGRLASDRKSRTPVNFLSLSPWAYRISHDPARYPRFIPEAYCLCKGCLTGPNGEESDQYRSTPVYIPTVIMRRTGTCVGGRHSYIESYVSVPVGCTCVPLLEKDKNAQIRSQSTNRARPKSGTKEKHGQK, from the exons ATGCTTATCCGAACTGTTTCTCCATTCCTGCTGATGCTGTTGCTGTGGACCGGGAACGCGTCGGGTGCAAAGGGAGCAAGGGTGTCCAGGAGATTGGCACGGACTCGACCGTGTCTCGATTTACCAGAGGAGATACTGGAGCAAATGTTCGGACGGCTTTCGGTCGGGGTCCTCAGTGCATTCCACCATACGCTACAACTTGCACCGCTTGAGCGACAAAATCTGACGTGCCCCTCCGCAGGGCGCCTGGCCTCTGACAGAAAGTCCCGCACTCCCGTGAATTTTCTCAGCCTTTCACCATGGGCATACAG AATCTCCCATGATCCTGCGAGGTACCCCCGGTTCATCCCAGAGGCGTACTGCCTGTGTAAGGGATGCCTGACTGGACCAAACGGGGAAGAGAGTGACCAATATCGAAGCACCCCGGTCTATATCCCCACGGTTATTATGCGCCGCACAGGTACCTGCGTCGGTGGCCGTCACTCCTATATCGAGAGCTACGTGTCCGTACCAGTGGGGTGCACATGTGTGCCACTCCTTGAGAAGGATAAGAATGCACAGATCAGGAGCCAGAGCACGAACCGGGCTAGGCCCAAATCTGGCACAAAAGAAAAGCATGgccaaaaataa